From the Maioricimonas rarisocia genome, one window contains:
- a CDS encoding glycosyltransferase 61 family protein, translating into MKIRRKAVHHACLFLEPENVTEHYYHFLFDLCLPLWRLTEVVPLGTRFTLRSFGILTDRLEAMFPGSVCIEDDPDRIEQLPRMPLSGMNPRFVELDCYEVMRFRRHVLSTLGANETSERMNVLLIERAPPDPYFLLEAQKRGAGASRRSIPNHSELAAAVESLVQPPYQFRNVRLEECTLREQVELFANAAVVIGQHGAGLANSLWMRPGSEIVELSNCPELTHFPEIARVMRHRHSVYRTDGPHAEVDVGHFLDYLKEASPSRGFQGEIWRGHPALSPSSGPGQRPHGIAG; encoded by the coding sequence ATGAAGATACGCCGGAAAGCCGTTCACCACGCGTGCCTGTTTCTCGAGCCCGAGAACGTCACGGAACACTATTACCACTTCCTGTTCGACCTCTGCCTGCCATTGTGGCGTCTGACGGAGGTCGTCCCCCTCGGGACCCGCTTCACTCTTCGCAGCTTCGGCATTCTGACTGATCGCCTCGAAGCGATGTTCCCGGGGAGCGTCTGCATCGAAGACGACCCGGACCGAATTGAGCAGCTACCTCGAATGCCGCTGTCGGGAATGAACCCGCGATTCGTGGAGCTGGACTGTTACGAGGTCATGCGATTCCGCAGGCACGTCCTTTCGACGTTGGGCGCGAACGAGACGTCCGAACGGATGAACGTCCTGTTGATCGAGCGGGCGCCGCCAGACCCGTACTTTCTATTGGAAGCGCAGAAACGGGGGGCGGGGGCTTCGCGGCGATCCATTCCGAATCATTCCGAGTTGGCTGCGGCCGTCGAGTCTCTCGTCCAGCCGCCATACCAGTTCCGGAATGTACGCCTGGAAGAATGTACGCTGCGCGAACAGGTTGAGCTGTTTGCCAATGCCGCTGTCGTCATTGGACAGCACGGGGCCGGACTCGCGAACAGCTTGTGGATGAGGCCGGGGAGCGAGATCGTCGAATTGAGCAATTGTCCGGAGCTGACGCACTTTCCCGAAATTGCCCGCGTCATGCGACACCGGCATTCGGTATACCGGACCGATGGTCCGCATGCCGAAGTCGACGTCGGACACTTCCTCGACTATCTCAAAGAGGCCAGTCCGAGTCGCGGCTTTCAAGGGGAGATCTGGCGGGGCCATCCGGCGCTGTCGCCGAGCAGTGGTCCCGGACAGCGACCCCACGGGATTGCCGGATGA
- a CDS encoding FkbM family methyltransferase encodes MRLVGRIKSLLNDVARSRGYHIERIVDYGEHELDILRLAVESLRPEDPGFYFVQVGAHDGRTGDPLFRFVERYHWRGLLLEPQPDVFKALAENYSGETQLVLENAALAREDGTLPLYTVDGATYLASFDRGRLRDRVRDPARITEIPVDTVCFATLVERHAINRVDILQIDAEGFDFEIIRMALHSPLPKPRMIRYEHLHLSPADRGACADLLASHGYRMFRDGTDTMAYLQASQ; translated from the coding sequence ATGAGACTTGTGGGACGAATCAAGAGCCTGCTCAACGACGTGGCCCGCAGTCGCGGTTACCACATCGAGCGTATCGTCGATTACGGAGAACACGAACTCGACATCCTGCGGCTCGCCGTCGAGTCGCTACGGCCCGAGGACCCCGGCTTCTACTTCGTTCAGGTCGGTGCCCACGATGGCCGCACAGGGGATCCGCTCTTCCGCTTCGTGGAACGATACCACTGGCGAGGGCTGTTGCTCGAACCACAGCCAGATGTCTTCAAGGCGCTCGCGGAGAACTACTCCGGTGAAACTCAGCTTGTTCTCGAGAATGCGGCACTGGCCCGGGAAGACGGCACGCTGCCACTCTACACGGTCGACGGAGCGACCTACCTGGCATCTTTCGATCGAGGCCGGCTTCGGGACCGCGTGCGCGATCCGGCCCGAATCACCGAGATCCCCGTCGACACCGTCTGCTTCGCCACTCTGGTCGAGCGACATGCCATCAACAGGGTTGATATCCTGCAGATCGATGCCGAGGGGTTCGACTTCGAAATCATCCGAATGGCGCTGCACAGTCCACTGCCAAAACCGCGGATGATCCGATACGAACACCTTCACCTGTCCCCGGCGGATCGCGGGGCCTGCGCCGATCTGCTCGCGTCGCATGGATATCGCATGTTCCGCGATGGTACCGACACGATGGCGTACCTTCAGGCATCCCAATGA